The sequence below is a genomic window from Pogoniulus pusillus isolate bPogPus1 chromosome 10, bPogPus1.pri, whole genome shotgun sequence.
CAAGAAGGGGAGCAGATGTAGGTGGTGGGGAAAATGTGGTTTAATGCACAGCTTCCAGTGGTGAGTTTGTTCCTGCGGCAAGGGTAGAAAATGAGGTTCTGGCCTCCCTAATGGCTGTTGTCTCCTCCCAAATTGTTACTCTTGTTCTGATGATGTTAGTGTCCAAGTCCATAGGATTCTTGCAGTATTTGCATGCAAGCTGACTGTCCTGATAATAGTGTGGAGAATTGCCATTTGCTTTGGGTGTAAGTGATAGCTGAACTTCTGCTGGATGAATTTATGCAGCTCAGAATGATTCATgcatgcttgcttgctttttggcTAATGAGATTTCATTTTTATCAGGGCTCTCACAGAAGCTGTAGTGAGATACATGAATCTCTTTTTATTTGGGACTCTTAAGAGAATGTAATGTTTAAGAAAAAACCTAAGGAGATAGGTCCTACTCTAATCTTTTCTCTGCAAGTAGGGACTTTCAGAAGTAGTGCTGTTGTGCCACTGTTACCACTGGGGTAGTTTGTACAAGACAGATTAAATATCTACTCTTGTTTGTATGTCTTTGCAATTCAGTATCACAAGTCACTGAaggttatttattttttctttgtagTTTGAGAACCTGGTGGAAAGTGATGAGGTAGGTACCTGGACCAACATGTGAAACCTGCCAGTACAACTCTTAAATGGTTCTAAGATTTGTATCTTTCTCCCACAGGGTTCTTGTACTTTGAGTTTTGCTTGCTCTAGGAGTGAATATTTAACACTTAGGTTGTTGGCTCTCCCAAACAGAAAACTGGTTGGGGGATGTATGGGAAATAATCCTTTCAGGAAGAGGGCACAATGGACactagagaggagaaagaagagggagaaaatgtGCACATGTAAGACTTAACTTGCTTCTGGTGTAATTCTTGTCTCAGGCTCAGCAAATGCCCTCTCTCTGAGAACATAAATGTGCCTGGGTTGCTTTGCTTTGGGAGTGCTCACTCTTTTCAATTCTGGGTAAACTGGCTGAACCATGCTTAAGGAAAAACAGAAGTTGGCCTTAAAATGTCACTCCTGATAAACAGAATACAGCTTGATAATGAGAGGGGACACACATCCCCCACATTCCCAGTACCCTGCCTTGTGTTTAAAAACATGAGGACTAACAGTTTAGTTCCTGAAATACACCACTGCAACACCTGTTTCCAGTTGGAAATGCTTTTTTGCTTTAGGTAGCTATGTCTATTTATTGCATAACAAATTTGAGGTTTTTCTTTAATTCCCTTTTAAAAtggggacttctttccctaattGTAAAGCCAATATATGGAAGAAACTTATTTCAtactattttcttttccatcttaAAATGGCTTGATTTGGatatgttgttttgtttttaacaggGAGAAAGCCCAGGAAGCAGTCACAGGTAAGACTTTGAGATTCAGGACCTTTTCTTGCCTCTGTGCCTGTTAAATTTTCAGAGTTTCTGTCAAAACCCTTTCTGTTTTTAGTTGTCAGATACATGGAGAGAATACATGTCAAAGTAACCTCAGTGCTTAACCATGTCTTGGCCTCAGTGCTTAacttgtggagagggacctgggggtcctggcgGATAagaagttaaccatggcacagcaatgtgccaagaaggccagtgggatcctggggtgtattaggaagagtgtgtccagcagatcaagggaggttctccttgccctctactctgccctggtgagaccctatcttgaatactgtgttcagttttgggctccccagtttaaaagggacaagGATCTTCTGgtgagggtccagtggagggctgtgaggatgattagaggactggagggcatggcttatgaggagaggctgagagagttgggactttttagtctggagaagagaagactgagaggggatttgataaatgtttataaatatctgagggctggccaggaggagtgggacaggctctgctcactgctccctgggataggacaagtagcaatgggtgtaagttgcagcaaaagaggttccgcctcaacgcaaggaggaacttctttactgtgagggtcacagagcactggaacaggctccccagagaggttatgggatctccttctctggagactttcaagggctgtctggatgcgttcctctcTAATGTGTGTTAGATAGTGttctcctgctctggtaggggggttggactcaatgatctccttgggtctcttccaacctctaacatcctgtgagcctgtgatgtcaAAACAGAATAAATGATAACCCACTGGTAAAAGACAAAATGTGTAGCAAAGAGAATCTTTATCCTTGCATCCAGGATCTGCATTTAAAGTTGCATGGGTGTTAgtgcagtgattttttttttcctgagcatATTAGTATTTATGTAAGGAAAAGAAACTGGCATATACCAAACCTTATAAAACCTTGTTTTGCAAATGTGCTTTCCATGAAGGTACAAAAGTTGCTGCATGAGAGTAAGGAGTGGCAGAGTAGCCTGGAAGGAACTGGAACTTTGGAACTCTGCTCTCAGGCGCACAGCTTGTTGAATTTGAATTAAAGGACCAGTAGAGACAGACTATAAGgatgtgttgaagcaaaacttCGTGTTGTCATTAGTTAATAATAGATAGAGTCTCTTTGTGTTTCTCCCATGCTTTTAGACCTCtgactgaggaagaaattgctgaCTTGAAAGAAAGACATTATGACTCCATTGCTGAAAAGCAGAGAGTTGTTGATCTGAAACTTCAGTCAGAGGTAAGCAGTTAGTGTGACTGGTAGGGTACAGATAATATTTCTTTTAAAGTAGTTAAAATCAACCATGAAATGTAAGGAGGATCTGTTCCCATGAATGGAACAATTGGGGTTTGCTATCAGTTGGCATTTTTTACTGTACAAGATATAGAGAGATTGCTGTGTGACTGTGGTTTCATCAGAGGTTATTGCTTTTTAATAGCTTCTTAGCTATTCTTAAGATCTTTTCTTGAGGGTAAAACCCCTGCAATTTGTCATTTTGTCTCAGCATTGTAGCAGTTAATGCAGCATGGTGtagaaaacaacacaaaacttaAGGACTTTATTTTCCATTGCATATTTTATAGCTACTTTACATTTTAAGTCTCATAGTGCAGTTCATACTAAAATGCAACAGGCCTTTAGACCAATTCACCAATAATGATGTTTATTCAATAGGATAATGTTTAATAATCTACATTTCTTGggatgttttgtggttttttttatggGGAAACTGCTAGATTAAGTTAATGAAGAACAAAATGTTTATAGATATAGTaaattttaatttccttttttgttttctagtAGTTCTTTTGTTTTATTGAATTTGTGGCTTTATTGATAGGAAGATAGATAGGTTCTGCTTTTGTTAACCATTACTGTTTTGTTCATATACAGTTAGCCTTACAAGAGGAGAAGTTAAGaatagaagaggaggctttatATGCTGCACAACGTgaagcagccagggcagcaaagcagaaaaagCTCTTGGAGGTGAGGGGAAAAAGACCCCAATATATATGAGAGCCTCTGTCCTGTCATTCTTTGTATGTAGACTTCCCTACTATCTTTTACATCTAAGGAAATGTAATGAGGAAATTGCTTCAGCTTGTAAATTCCAGTAGAGAGAAAGACATGATTTGAAAGTAGAGCTGAAAATCACCAGAATTGCTTGAAACAGCTTATGGTGCTAAATATAAATCTTGAATATGAGATGTAAGCAGCTTATGTTGCTAGCTATAAATCTTGAATAAGAAATGTATGCTTTTAATCTGTAATTGCTTTAACAGGCTTCTTCCATTATGTAAAAGTTTGCTGATCTTTAAAGTAACTTCTGTCTTTCTAGTAAGAAAACTTGAGATTAAACACAATTTGTGACATTTGGACTtgtaaaaatgtattttatgGTATTTATGTACCTGTTCCCTTATACCTGGTTTGTCTTAACATGAAGATAAATGTTTTAAGTCATCTGAACTTACTGGTGACCCTGCTTggagaaggaggttggagttggtgacctcctgatgtcccttccaatttCAGTTGTTCTGTCATTTTGTACCACTAAACATGAGATATGCTTTCAGCTAGAAGTAaatgttcagaagttcagattCAGACTAATTGAAGAAGTTTGAAATCCAGGATAGATACAGGGGAGATCTTATCTATATTCAAGAGTGAATAGAAAATGCTCATTTCCAGACTGATGGTAATGATGTGAGTTTTCATCTAATATTCATACTGCTAAGTATAGGTCTTACTTCACATTTCTCTTTCGATCTTCTTTCCATCTGATGTGGGAGGGTTAATTCTTTCTGACCTTCTTAGCTGGCTctttgtttttatatatattgtAGCATATTTGGTCAATATAAAGTCAGCAGtcaatctttttttttacttgttttgggttttgtagaAGTTCTGGACAAGAAATGCtatttttcttgtctttcaGTATTTTTAATATGTGCATCTTAGTCAGGAAGTAAGGTGGAATAAGTGGAATGCATTATAAAGGCTTTCATTTCCTCCTCTCATAAAATGAGTTCCACTTATCTCATTTACAAACAACCCCTTCCAAAATCCATAAGGATTTTTAAGGAAGTGTTATTGTATAGATATGCATCAAGCATTTAACCTTTCTAAACAAACCAGAAGCTATTTGGAATCCGTAACTCATCTTTGCTGTTTGGGCAGAAGTCTTCTAAAGGAGAAAATGGCTTTTCACTGGGACTTTGGCATCCCTTAAACTCATTTGGCTTGCTTATGTTGGCCTACTTAAATGTCAGGGTCTGTAACAGTGGAGAGTTTTAAGAGATGCATGTCCTGGAACTTAAAGTGCTGGATGTTTGTGACCTGGCAAAATGGGAGGATAATTTAAATTGGATATTATGTGGGCATATGCATCTGGAAAGAAAATAGCTGCCAAAGTCAGTAATTGATTTTCACAGACTTGTTAACTGTGTTGGTGCCAAGTTTCTGTCTCTTTCTCCCCGCATATTAATTCTTCTCATCTATAACCACCATTAGGCGATACTTTTGCTTCTACACTTCCCATTTCTTGACTGGTTTCAATCTTCTGATACTTACTTAAATAACACCAGAGACTGAAAGTATGCCAAAAGCCAAAGCCATCATCGTGCTGAGATTGCAGTGGATCAGACAGCATTCTTCAGTTATCTCACAAGACTACCCAGCAAAGAGCAATTCTTAGAAGAAGCTAATGGTGACATTAAAAATTCTAGGTTATTTCCCCCTGCATTTCTTTTGCAGGGCCAGCTCCATTAAGGTTGAAAATACATCATTTTCTTTTACAGAAGATAGAGTAGCTAGATACACCAAGCTTGTCTATAAAATTAGCTTGTTCATTTTTGCCTTACTTGGTCATAATCAGTGAACAATTGTTGCTTCATAACTGATTTACCCTTAATTCCATAGTTGATATGCCACATTTTTATGCTCTTAATTTCTTCCAGGCAAAGAAGAGAAGCTTGAAACAATCTCAGATTGCTTAAACTCCCAAAGTTAAACAGAACCCTACTTCCATGACATCTGTAGTCCTTCTGGGCACAAAATAAATGCATTTAGGGCTTGTGGCTTgcatttttcattctttttttgaTAGCGATACCATGAAAGCTTTCTATCTTGAGAGTGTAGAGGTATTAATGCTTTTGTCCCAGGAAGGCACCAAAGCTTTTATTAATAtgaatgaagcacttagtgctgcTGCAGACATCCAAAGGAGAAGGCAGGATGGCTTTGTACAGGGATAAAGCCAGGAAATCATTTCAATTTGTAAATGACAGTTGGGCTGTTCTTGTACACAGAGCAACCCAAATCAAACATCAGCCAAGTGTCAGTTGTGCATGGAAAACATCTGTGGCTTAAGAGAAGGTACTAGAGGATAGATACAGTCATGACTGAGGTGGTGTTCCTATTTTACACCAATTGATGATTTTGTGGTGCATGAAATGGTTTGAAACATTGAGAGCTCTACTCAAAAAACTAGCTTTTAAATGGAGAGATTTCTGAGCTTATAACTAATAGCAGTTAAATGTCATGAGCCCTTCAGCAGCACAAAATCTGGTTTTTATTTGAATGAAACTCAGGCTCTTCCTGAGTTGTCCTTAGGCTGCCCCAAGGACCAGGACAGTGCATCTTCTAATGTCACAGTTGAGGAAATGTTTAGTGTGTTGAGTAGATTGCTCTGACTGCATTCAGCTTTTTCAACCCTTTACTTCTTTTGATAGCAACGTAGACAGCAAAGGATAACCCAGAGAGCACATGCTGTTAATAATGGAGAATATCAGAGGTAAGATGTAAAACTTCATTGATGATCATCAAGAATCATGATTTTTACTCCTGTTCCTCATCTCCTCCTCACAAAGAACTCCATGATTTTCAGACCTTACTTAGGCAGTATTTCTAACCAAATGGTTACTGAATGTAAAACCCTGTGTTTATATGGAAAATCTTGGTTAACATAAAAACATTTATTATTCAGATATGGAAAATATTTGTTTATATAAAAACATTTCTTGTTCAGAACCCTCTTTGAAATGCCTAATTAAAAATAACACAGTAATTAAATAGAGAATTGAATAGTTTATATATTCTGCCTGTTACTTCATTAGTACCTTTCATTTAATTCTCTTCATTCCCACCTTCTGTCTTCAGTGTTGATGGGGACAAAAAGTCACAAACAACCCTCCAACTAATTTACTGTGAAAGGGTAGAGTTTAGAAAATCTCAAATCAAGTTTtgagtggaagagaaatagGAGAGACTTTTAGTTGGGGAACTAGTTAAAAAGGAGGTGTAAGACCTGAGGTTTTATGGTATGTGTGGGAACTAGGCAGCTTTTAAGAACAAATGACTGAAGTAGCAGGACTTAAATTCATTAAAGGAACTGAAAATTGGGGAGACTTTATCTTAAGTGACAAAGGATGGGaggggaaggattttttttttgtgaagctAATTAATTTTTAAGTGAAAATACTACTACAAATTGAGCAGAagctcaggctgggagagaaTGTGATGAGTAGGGCTGTGAAAGGCCTTTTGTAGATCATTTTATAAAGATTTTAGTTGAAGGGGTGTATGTGCTTTGTAGGACAGACCTAGGGGCATGTGAGTTAACAtagggacacagtttcaagttgtgcaagaggagatgtaggctggatgttaggaggaagttcttaataaagagtgatttgccattgtaatgggctgcccaagggaggtggtggagttgctgtccctggaggtgttcaagaaaagactggataagaaacttagtgccatggatagggctgggtgctaggttggactggatgatcttggaggtctcttccaacctggttgattctatgattgtatccTTAGAGGCTTCTAAAGCTAAAACCAGTGCATGCATTGTTCTTACagctctgtggcagaggaggaccTTGATTCTTTCCTAAGAAATGCAAAATTCCAGTATGAAGCTTTTCGAAGTAGTAGTAAGTCTTCCTTGTTTTATACATGTATTTAAATGTGAAGTGACTGAGGAGCAGAGAgtgctgtttctttttctgcatAAACACAATTTATttaggtggggtctgagctcTTCTCCCCACTATCAGgtgtgatgggatgagaggaaatgacctaaaattgtgccagggaaggtttaggttggagattaagaaaaaaaaatatttattgaaagtggtcagagattgaaacaggctgcccagaggtggtggagtcctcatccctggagatgttgaagaaatgtgtggatgtagcacttggggacatggtttaatggctatggtGCTGTTGGATTgatggttagactcaatgactttagaggtcttttccaatccaaataattccatgattctatgcaccCAGAGAAATGCAAAGTTTCTAAATACTTTTTTAATAACTCATGATGCTTCCAGTGCTTAAAACCCACAGCACATCCCACTTGAGCTGCAGTCATCCCAGTTCTGAAAGCAAATCCTTTAAGCAACCAAGCCCTGGGCATGCATTTTGTTTTACTGAGGCTCCCCAACCATCTTTGTGGAGGCAACATCAAGGCAGTGAATTTTTCTTCTAAAACCTAACTGTGCATTAAAGATGCAAATGTGTGGCTTATTTAATCATCTCCTGGTAGGATTCTAATTATTTTGCTGATGGTTAACTTGTTTTCTAATGAGGCACAAGAGAGGATTTGACTGCCTGCATTGAAAAATTCCACCCAGTTTAGAGGAAGGTAATTTTATAACCTTAAATCCAGAGTTTTATTTATATGTCATAGTAACTATGAAGTTGGAAGATTGGTGGTAATTCTTAAGAAGTGCTGCCTGTAGTTTGGGGGCTTTAGGGGCAAGGcttagtttggttttggttttggtttttttttttgccagtccTCACACAAATCAATCTTCCAGCTTAGTGGTTTCCTCTCTAATCTTAATTAGACTGTGTTTTTAAATGCCCTCTTGTAATATTTGAATGATATTGACTGTTTAAATGCTGCTGTATCATCTTTGTGATGCATGAACTGCTTTTTCATATGTTCCTGAAGTTTAAAGGCCACAAAGCACCATAAAAATTTTCTGTGTAAGTTTAGTTTTTGCTATTGAACCTTGAATTCATATTAGCATATTTCAAtcacttctctcttttttttaatacaggACTTTCATCTGATGCTACAGTCCTGACACCCAACACAGAGAGCAGTTGTGATTTAATGACCAAAACGAAATCAACCAGTGGAAACGATGACAGCACTTCATTAGATCTGGAGTGGGAAGATGAAGAAGGTATTTATCCTGtcatttggttttgttctgagCTTCCATGTCAAAAATGCTGACTGTGTAAACTATCTTGCTTGTAAACCTGTCATTTTCAAAAGAAGGGAAGGTAATTTCAAACTGGATTGTCATGGAGTTCTGTCAAATGTGTAATGAATGGGGTTGTTCATCATGGAGAAGTCTCTGGGGGTACCTTAATACTGCCTTCCAGTGCTTGAAGGGAGCCTATAGGAAGGCTTTTcgtaagggtgtctagagacaggaccaggggaatggtttcaagctgagttttgccattggaatgggctgcccggggaggtggagtcgccgtccctggagatgttctccTTCCTTTTGTGGATGTGACCTTAACTCTCACCAAACCCAGCAGTGAAGAACTGTCGCCCTCttgtgagcctgcagcagaaggcagttTGCTCTTTGCTTTAGAATGTGGAAGGCTGGGCAGGAATCGCTGACCAAGAAGCTTCGCTTCCTTAAACTGTAATTCCTTTGATTATAACCTATGCTGGAAAATTAGGTCTGTGATTCCAGGACAGTATCCCAACTATCCTGAGTGT
It includes:
- the AP1AR gene encoding AP-1 complex-associated regulatory protein isoform X1 translates to MGNCWAQWCCGLFFRSEAGRLQRGGGSKYFRTCSTGEHYTIEFENLVESDEGESPGSSHRPLTEEEIADLKERHYDSIAEKQRVVDLKLQSELALQEEKLRIEEEALYAAQREAARAAKQKKLLEQRRQQRITQRAHAVNNGEYQSSVAEEDLDSFLRNAKFQYEAFRSSRLSSDATVLTPNTESSCDLMTKTKSTSGNDDSTSLDLEWEDEEGMNRMIPMRERSKTEEDILRAALKFNSRKTGSNAASASDDSNGLEWENDFVSAEMDDNGNSEYAGFVNPVLDLSASEGRRSDSGHQDR
- the AP1AR gene encoding AP-1 complex-associated regulatory protein isoform X2, whose amino-acid sequence is MGNCWAQWCCGLFFRSEAGRLQRGGGSKYFRTCSTGEHYTIEFENLVESDEGESPGSSHRPLTEEEIADLKERHYDSIAEKQRVVDLKLQSEQRRQQRITQRAHAVNNGEYQSSVAEEDLDSFLRNAKFQYEAFRSSRLSSDATVLTPNTESSCDLMTKTKSTSGNDDSTSLDLEWEDEEGMNRMIPMRERSKTEEDILRAALKFNSRKTGSNAASASDDSNGLEWENDFVSAEMDDNGNSEYAGFVNPVLDLSASEGRRSDSGHQDR